In Acropora palmata chromosome 7, jaAcrPala1.3, whole genome shotgun sequence, one genomic interval encodes:
- the LOC141886367 gene encoding uncharacterized protein LOC141886367, whose amino-acid sequence MLREKYWLPLMNSMIDTAIDQCYECQVATKRDREEPIKVTSIPTRPWDTISIDHGGPYPDGHYNLVLIDKRTRYPVVENVPSTDFQTNKERLKHIFATYGTPKRIESDNGPPFNSKDFNEFAKQEGFEHHRVTALHPRANGEVERFIQTLNKEEQVASLQGKSRLERRNAIQDMLIAYRSTPHPATGVAPYDALKGAPVRTKLDYIEPEPQRNENDDIIDRRDAVYKQKMKQQREGRKTRENNLLLGDYVLVKQPRQNKWSTPYEPVFYVVCNIRGSQITARRVTDGRTVCRDASRFKLANAVINTIDEPENSVEVQTPQAVPDLQIPEKGTPPSVPPVPPAPPDTVANAEKPQEPPSVEIIPEQETEPRTSTKGTVQPTGEQTSSDKTQKGKASAFISEGLYVSLTVDLVSLLD is encoded by the coding sequence ATGCTGAGAGAAAAATACTGGCTCCCACTGATGAACAGCATGATTGACACAGCCATTGATCAATGTTATGAGTGCCAAGTAGCTACGAAAAGAGACAGAGAAGAACCAATCAAGGTGACCAGCATCCCAACCCGACCTTGGGACACAATCTCCATAGACCATGGGGGACCATACCCAGATGGACACTACAACCTCGTCCTGATTGACAAGAGAACCAGATACCCGGTGGTAGAGAATGTACCATCAACCGACTTCCAGACCAACAAGGAGAGACTGAAACACATCTTCGCCACCTACGGAACTCCAAAGAGAATAGAGAGCGACAACGGACCCCCGTTCAATTCTAAAGATTTCAATGAATTTGCTAAGCAAGAAGGATTTGAGCACCACAGGGTCACAGCCCTTCACCCAAGAGCGAATGGAGAGGTAGAAAGATTCATACAAACCCTGAACAAAGAAGAACAGGTTGCAAGTTTGCAAGGCAAAAGCCGTCTTGAGAGAAGAAATGCGATTCAAGACATGCTTATCGCCTACCGATCCACGCCGCACCCAGCTACAGGAGTCGCACCTTATGATGCACTTAAGGGGGCGCCCGTGAGAACGAAGTTGGATTACATTGAACCTGAACCACAGAGAAATGAGAACGATGACATCATAGACCGCAGAGACGCAGTATACAAGCAGAAAATGAAGCAACAGAGAGAAGGGAGAAAGACCAGAGAGAATAATCTGCTGCTAGGAGACTATGTACTTGTAAAGCAACCAAGGCAGAACAAGTGGAGTACACCCTATGAACCTGTGTTCTATGTTGTGTGCAACATTCGTGGTTCCCAAATAACAGCCAGACGTGTGACAGATGGACGAACAGTTTGCCGAGATGCCAGCCGATttaagttagcaaatgcaGTAATCAACACCATCGACGAACCAGAGAACAGTGTGGAAGTTCAAACACCACAGGCAGTTCCAGACCTTCAGATCCCAGAAAAAGGGACTCCGCCCAGTGTACCACCTGTACCACCTGCACCACCAGATACAGTGGCAAATGCAGAGAAGCCACAGGAGCCACCCAGTGTAGAGATAATACCAGAACAAGAAACCGAACCACGAACCAGTACGAAGGGCACAGTACAACCGACCGGTGAACAGACCAGCAGTGACAAGACCCAGAAGGGAAAGGCGTCAGCTTTCATATCTGAAGGACTATATGTTAGCTTAACAGTTGATTTAGTTTCGTTATTGGATTGA
- the LOC141885897 gene encoding uncharacterized protein LOC141885897 produces MSSFKEAREMLLLNHDMKVINDEELLLLLDDNTSRNPEFNYQNYQRFNLDEIQEPECKAEFRFNKNDIPVLAEVLGLPETFRCSQRTVANKLEGLCMLLRRTAYPCRYSDLIPRFGRPVPELSMITNCVVNYLYDNHGYRLTQWNHQIMSPPLLQTYADAVSAQGAPLNNCFGFIDGTVRPICRPVELQEVVYNGHKRVHALKFQSLTVPSGLIANLFGPVGTFFERKLKFDYCSQQFNFTRAKFWTR; encoded by the coding sequence ATGTCTTCGTTTAAAGAAGCTCGGGAAATGCTTTTATTAAACCATGACATGAAAGTTATAAATGACGAAGAGTTGCTTTTGTTGCTGGACGACAACACATCGAGAAATCCCGAATTTAATTACCAAAACTATCAGCGATTCAACTTAGATGAAATTCAGGAGCCGGAATGCAAGGCGGAATTCCGTTTTAACAAGAACGATATCCCAGTGTTGGCAGAGGTTCTTGGGTTGCCCGAAACATTCAGATGTTCTCAAAGAACCGTGGCAAACAAGCTGGAGGGCCTTTGTATGCTACTTAGGAGAACAGCATACCCTTGTCGCTACAGTGACCTCATACCGAGATTCGGTAGACCCGTTCCCGAACTTAGCATGATCACTAATTGTGTCGTTAACTACCTTTATGATAACCATGGTTATCGATTAACACAGTGGAACCATCAGATCATGAGTCCTCCTCTCCTTCAAACGTATGCTGATGCTGTGTCCGCACAAGGAGCTCCCTTAAACAACTGTTTTGGATTCATTGATGGGACTGTCAGGCCAATATGCCGACCTGTTGAGCTTCAGGAAGTGGTCTACAATGGGCACAAACGAGTGCATGCGTTAAAATTTCAGTCACTCACAGTACCCTCTGGACTAATAGCAAATCTGTTTGGACCAGTAGGTACGTTTTTTGAAAGGAAACTTAAATTTGATTACTGTTCTCAACAATTCAATTTTACACGCGCAAAATTTTGGACTCGctaa